The DNA window CAGCCTGTTTTACACACTCGCTGCAGACTTTAAGCAGAAACATCAGAGTAAAATGTGCAAACTGCTGTTTTCATGGAAAAGGAGCTGATCTGGAGCCGGTTCTTTGGCTCTGGGCAGCCGGCTGATGGCAGTGATGTAACCGACTCCCTGCTGCCGCTTCTCTGTTCGTTTTACATGCTTTGTCCCTTCCATCCTCTCTCCCTCATGTCCCTGTCCTTATGCTTTGTCACTCTATCTTTCCGCTGAGACTGGTCCTCcattcctcctcttcctcacgtGTCTCCGCGGGTGGCTTGTCACCACCCTGCCCTCCTAACATCGGAGGAAGGGTCGTGTGTTGCTGAGGGCGGAGGGCACTCTTTCTCCCCATGTGTTCTCCTGCCCTCCATCATCGTAACGCCTTTTTCCACCCATTCCTACCACGAGATGAAGGTCATTCGGCATGCCATCAGCCTTCTAAGCCACATCTCCATCTTCCCTCTCCTTCTCTGCTCCTTAATGCCACACGGCGTCTCTATATGGTAGCCGCGCTCTCGCTTTCTTCCCCAGCTCTCATTTCTCTAATGGGACAGATCTGGCCCAGCTCCCAAGGTCAAAGCAGGTTTTTTCTCGGAGCGCCCGGTCCAACTAACCTCATTTGTGTGGACTGACTACTGAAATATTCAGCGCGGGTCGGAGACAGGAGACAAGCACTCCGCGGAGACAGAAAAGGCTGAATCGCATGACAAGAGGAGCTAATAAAGCTGAAGTTACTATTTTAAGTCTAAAGAATATTAGAtggtcttgtttaaatgtttggtcAAGCCAAAACTGATCTGAGTGTTGCCGTGACTATTGGCAGTAATGTGACGCCGTATTGTCTCAAGTCACAACATgaactttatttctgttcagtAAGTCAAAAGTTCTGCAGAGAATCAGACTGTGTTTAGGTATAACCTTCTTTCctttctcatttctttcttttttcattccTTTCTTCCTTACTTCCTTTTCTGTTGTTGCAGTTTCCATAGTTAAAACCTGACAGCTGTAGAAGTACCTACCATAAACTTTACTTaactttttgttctgttttaattgATCTCACTGATCCTGAGAACAATGAGATCTTATgagaaaatatgcataaaatcagaaattctgAAATAAGTTAATAAACTCGACAAACTCATATGAAAGTCATCCTAAAAAATAACGCACAGTTGTTTTCCACCTATATTGTTGTTCGGCACAAATGGGTCTTTCAAATAGACAGTGACCCAGTGGCTTAATGACAATAAgtctatttttttggagtatttttttattttatttgcagacttcctcttcctcatctcctATCCTCTTAAACAAAGGCGTCACCCATTGTTTTCCTCCCCCTGTCCGATCTGCCCTCCTCCAGAACTTGAATCAGAACCCTCGTACGCTGCTGCCCAAGTTTTTCGGCCTCTACTGCGTCCAGTCGGGCGGGAAGAACATCCGCGTGGTTGTCATGAACAACGTGCTGCCCCGCGTGGTCCGCATGCACCTCAAATACGACCTGAAGGGCTCCACCTACAAGAGGCGAGCGTCCaagaaggagagggagaaggcCAGGCCCACGTTCAAAGACCTGGACTTCATGCAGGACATGCCGGACGGACTGATGCTGGACCAGGACACGTACAACGCCATGGTTAAAACTCTACAGAGAGACTGTCTGGTGAGAGAGATGTTTATGTTTCATTCTTTCATCCATAGGAGGTgaagactttattttaaacagagcTTCTTTTATGAGCAGGGCTTTTATGAAGCACCATGTTTGGTTGTAAATCAGGTCTACATTTACTGGCTCTGTGTTTGGAAAAGTGTGTCTGTGAAAGATTGTTTTTCATATACACATGCAAACATATTTATCATCACCTCTAGTACTGGTGTGTATggaaataatcttttattacTGCGACACAATCGAACTCTGAACACTTTTGCTGAAAACTCATCCCTTACTGGGAAATAATTGTTTGAAACGAAGTCACTAGTGGCAAAGTTATTGGTAACCCCTCCTTTTAGTAATTTCCAAAATCTCCATTTGCCAATAATCCAACCCCAGATATTATATATGTATCTGcagtaaaacaataatttttacCTGGTTTgatatttctaaatttttcaGTGAGAGCCTTCATTCTGTCCCTGTGTTTGTTAGTATATTTCCCAACTCCTTTATTCAGGTTTAGGTGTCACATAGGTGTAAGCTGCTGCTCGTTTAAATGCGTccgtttttgttctgttttcaggtGCTGGAAAGCTTTAAGATCATGGACTACAGCTTGCTGCTCGGGGTCCACAACATGGACCAGGCGGAGAGGGAGAGGCAGCTGGAGGGGTCACAGGGCGGCAGCGACGAGAAGAGGCCCGTGGCCCAGCAGAAAGCCCTCTACTCCACCGCCATGGAGTCCATCCAGGGCGGCGCCGCCTGCGGAGGGTCCATCGACACAGACGACACGTGAGTTTAACCAGCTAACCGGCACACTGACAAAATGGCCGTCTTCCTACTCTGAAAGGACCAGTGTATCAGAAAAccatagttttaaaaaaaaaatcagaaaaacttgTGGAATTGTATCttttaatatgatttaaaaaaattaacaatgcAAAGTTGAGTTTCATTTTCTCTCATCAGTGCTGAAATAAAGTAGAGCCTGGGTATCGAGACTGTGCTTTCCTGCGTGAAAATGAGAtaatcaatttgtttttgtttgttttttgttacagGTTAAAGATTTAATGACAAGCCAATTACAGGGCTGTCCTCGCAAATCGTCAGTTCAAAAGAATTTGTGAGccaaaaaaagaatttaaaagctaaaatcacaaaaaatatgatttaaaccagaaaacaaTTACCCACtcaataaaaacaactgaagtaGCATGATCTATTTTAATTAGACCAATATTTTTGTTGGAAAGAGATTGTAGCTCCAAAGCTTCAAATGGTTTTTATACGTTTTCCTTGTTAATGGAAAGGCATccagcaaaaatatatttagtctGTTCTCAGCAGTAAAAACCAGGATGTAGCCCagtctttgtttaaaaacacTTGCTGCGTCTAGCCGGGTTTTAATGCagcaattaaaagcagatttgggaGCACCAAGGTGCACCGCAGCTGCCCTGACGCAGACAGACAGAGCCAAGGCTGCCGCTCAGTCTGACCGCCACCAAGATCTGTTTTCATGCTTTTAATGACAGATGTTTCATTTCCGCTTTACTTCCTGTCTGATTCCAGGATGGGTGGCATTCCGGCAGTAAACGGAAAAGGAGAAAGGCTTCTTCTCTACATCGGAATCATCGATATTTTACAGTCCTACAGGTGATCCTCCTTGAAATCGAGCGATGATGAATAGTTAGATCATAAATCAGTGAGCCTTGCACTGTCTTTTCTCAGACTTGATCGCTTTAGGCCACACATTCACAGCTGTATATTCAGTGTTTGCTGGTGAGTTTCCCATATTAGACCCGCTTAACATCTTTTAACCTCTGCTCTGCTTTGTTTCTCCAGGCTAATAAAGAAACTGGAGCACACGTGGAAGGCTTTGGTTCATGACGGGGTGAGTTTATAAGGTCCTCACAGACGTGTATGTGTCAGATACACCAACTCCTTTTGCACAACAATGTTGTTTTCAGTCATCCGATCAGATTGTTCTCTTGAAACAAACATGAACCCTCAAATAAACCAAGAAGCGGCTTAACCATCGATGTTGTTTTACGGACATGGCGTGGGCGTCAAATTCACCGCCCTaccagaaacaaaatacaaaagttcCGGCTCAGgatttttgtatgaaaaaagaaaaaaaaaaaaaaacaacttacacTTTTTTAACCTATTAAAATCAATCtgtgtgattaattaattgaaatgaaCTTGTTAAAGTCCCAGCCCTAAAAGAAGATGCACTTAATGTTACTGATAGCGATTTTATGGCTGATCTCTGTAAATGATGTCCaatggaaattaaaaatatctaaagagGACCGAGAAGTCTGGAAATATGGGTCTAAAAAACTATGGATATTGACACAAATAATGAAGAGCAACCCttaaaaacaacctaaaaaaaACTCTATATTGatattcactgcaaaaacacaaagtttaagTACTTCTGGTCTAGTTTtgtgtggaaatattttaggacacttgaaataagacaaaactaagttagGAGTAGCTTTACAGTAAGATTAAAGTTCCACTGTAGATaacttcacttataacaagacattttccctgCATTATAAGTGACATAATtagtggggggtttttttcattaatattaaggacaTATTGACTTAAAATCAGGTCCTTTATCTTGCTGGAACGCTATttgtaagttagctttgtcttatttcaagtgtactaaagtatttgctctagaaattagacaaatgctgagattttgtgtttttgtggaatCCATTTAATGAAACTCTGTTAATTTTGAATATGTGCACTGCTTGGGCTTTTTCCCCTGAAGTACACGTCACGCAGATGAGTTTGATGACAGATTATTTTGCTTTCCCGTGTGTTTATATTCTGCTTGTCATCCAACCCTCGGGTTTAGGCTCTACATCACTCCCAAGTCTACGCTCGAGATTAAACCGACTCATCAGTCTTCCCTCCAACTCTCTCCCACTCTGAGCCACGCTAATTCACAAGACGTGTGTAGGAGAGCAAGCCGCCTCCTCTGCGTCACTATGATGAACACTCCAAACTTTCTTCATATTACACGCAGCTGATGAATGTGAGAAAAGATGTTACTCATGCTGTGTAAAAGTGATGCTGAAGCAGAAACCTAATAGCGCTGATTCTCTCTCCCCGCTCGCTTCCTCCGTCTCCTTCAGTCTCCTTCTGCGCTCTGTTACTCTAAACCAAACACCAAGTGTCATCTGTCAGTCTGTTGGCAGTGTTATCCCACTGGGATGATACATAAATAATGAAGCAGAGTGTCTGTTGCCTCGTCTGACGGTGTCTCAAAGCGTCCGTGGCAGACGTGTTTGTGTGCGATGCTCGGGAGAGCAGCTTgacctggagaaaaaaaaaaaattactgggACACGGAGAGGGACAAACAGGCGGCTTAATTTGGCTCTGATCATTTTATTAACGCACCATTTGTCTTATAAACTCTCCTCGTCTCTCTCTCAGGACACCGTGTCGGTCCACCGACCGGGTTTCTACGCCGACAGGTTCTTCAAGTTCATGAGCAGCACGGTGTTCAAGAAGAGCTCATGTGAGTTCACTTCATCACCCAGACACTCCCTTAAATAGTCAGTTGGAGCTGTGTGTGGGAAGAGCCACAAAAAGACAGATTTctcacactgtttttttttccagcggAGTCTTAATATGAACATCTGATGCAGACGGTGAAAGCCTTGAGAGGCGCTGCTTAATGTCGTGTGAAGGGGGAAAAATGTCACTTTGATCCCTctacactgcagaaacacaaaatcttaccaagtgtttctgtttaatatctagtggaaatattgtagtacatataaaaaaagtcaaacctaatataaagtaacttttcagcaggaaataTAAGCTTATCTTAtgccaataattccttaatatcgaTGAAAAATTAGTAGtatcactggcagattatttcacttatataataaacatttttccatcttgtaagtgaaataatctgccagtggaagtagtattttttccatcaatattaaggaattattgatatAAGATAAGCTTctatttcctgctgaaaagttacttgtaagttagttttgtcttatttcagttgcactagaaattaaacaaaaataattgttttgcaGAGATTTTGCATTAAGATCTAATATTTAGTGGTTTTACTGTGTATTGCTtcatattttaagattttatcaCAACTTAAAGagaggatgtttttttctgagatgtgcATAAAgttgcctttttttctgttttctaactTTGGGCtaatattttaatcatattaGCTTATGTAAACCTCggtgctgatgttttctttCGTAACACAAATCATTGAATGTTTCCCGATTGCTTTTCTGTCTGCCTTTTgcctcagctctgaagtcctcTCCATCTAAGAAGGGTCGCGTGTCGTTGTCGGTGCCTAAATGCGCCGGTCCTGGTTCGGCGTGGTCCGCCAGCCAGCTCGCCTCTGAGAGGGACGAGAACATCTACGACCTGAGAGGAGCCCGCAGCTTCCCAACGCTGGAGGACGAAGGTGAATGTTGTACCTGAAATACTCATGAAGACATTTGTGAGTGCTAAACCATCTGAGCCAATCTGAGCTAACATGTCCTTTTATCTCATTACGCCCAAATGCAGCACACCTGCTCCTAAAATAACTACTGAGCAAATATCATCTTTCTGCACTAGCGCTGTTTGCCCACGTTTAAATATATATCACGACTGCATTTTTAGTCAAATTGACCAATATTTGTgcagtatttttaaaacaaatagcTTCATATTCTCTAAGATCAGAGGTTTTACCATTAGGCAGattaagttggaaaaaaaataccgCTTACTGAAAGCAGATAGTTTGGTGCAGGAaatttaaaagtggaaaaagcaACCTGCTCCCTTACATAAAAGGGGTCAAGAATGTTGCTAATACTTTGgtgataaaatatatttcagagtttttgtttaaaatctctttTATAAATTCGACGTCTCATGACTGTCTAACATTTCAACAAACAGTTTACATggacaaatatgtttttctttagtgaAATGCTGCAATCATGTCCATAGATTTCagaaaaattaccttttttttaagtctatcAAAGCTTTTCGTCTCCAAAAAGTTTGGTTAAAATGGGTAAGTCTTTCCACAGTATCACTGATGTGATATGATTCCTGAGATCTTTggtaaataaaatgataataaaaatgtaagcatttTACTCTATCTTTGATAACTTCTGTCTCTTTTATGttattagcaaaaatattaaaaatcccTGGTTTGTAGTTGTGattttggagaagaaaaacttttatcGGATTACATCAAGCTGTGTCCTTTGCCTCCAGGTCGACCGGATCTTCTTCCGTGTACGCCCCCGTCGTTCGAGGAAGCCACCACGGCGTCAATCGCCACCACTCTTTCGTCCACAACGTCTTTGTCCATCCCCGAAAGATCTCCATCTGACACGGCAGAGCATCCGCGCTACAGGTAGACGCTGGCAGACGGTAACACCAACCTTCTGTATTCAGACACATTTGATTCTAGATCAGTAGCCACAGAGTCCACTTGCTGCCAGAGGCCATTTTTCTTCTCCAGCGTGTTGGTAGATGCAGTTTTTAATCATTGAGTAATACATGCTCTGATATTGATTTGGttgaatttgaagaaattaaagCTATAGACTGAAGAAGCATCAGaaaactgaactaaactaaACAACTGAAACTTGTAAATAAGTCgatttacttaaaacatttaatcaggtgtttgtgtgtaaaagaTTTATGAATTACTAAGCCCCAGAGGTgtcaaatattatatttattttggtgtGTCAAAGACACTTTCACAGGTTTTTCTCCGTAATAGTTtatcaaaattaattaatttcagatagagaacaattttctttttcatagatttaaaatgaatgagGCAGAGAAATGTACTCTGCTTTATTCTCCTGCTaagctgttttctcttttatattaAGAGGTCATTTGAAGTCCTTTAGACTGACCTTTAACTGCATGTTGTGATGTCAGCAGTTTCTAATGTGACCACTGAAGGACCCACAGTGCTTTGGAAAAGTTTACTCCCTCATATATTTCccattttactcttttttttaaatcatatttacatgttttatatgagtaaaagcaaaaaagaaaaaattatatgtGATAtaagctatccaaaccaacttTTTAATATAATGAATAAACTgtgatttcattcatttttgccTGACctgtagaaacagaaaatgactttaCTAGAACCTACCaggcaacatgaagtaggctaaaagaacAAGCTAAAGAAATTCACAGAAAGGTGAGAAACAAACTTTGACATCCATCAGAGTGGAAACGGATACAAATCCATTTCTGTGTCTTTGGGACTCCAGCGAACCAATAACTAAGTCATTATCTAACTTAGGAAGGTAAAATATCTAACAGCAATATTAGTTTTCTTGTTAGCAAGGGTAATGGGTGAGCTTATGCTAAAAAAGCCTTGAAGAAGACTGGGCCAGCTATCAGTTTTAAGGTCATGTTGTCATAAGTAGCATTAATGAAGTCATCATTTcaaatgcatttgttttatttactcaaGTTATATTTGATTGATGACCTGAAACATTCatgtaatgatttaaaaaagaagaagagatggAAGAAATCTGCTAAGGTTATCAGCTTGGTAAAGTGTTTTCTAGTTCCATACTCCAGCCAGCTGCTTTAGTTTTCCTCTAAATCCCGTGCTTATAGTGTTTTGTCTGTCCTCAGGAGGCACACCCAGTCTCTCAGCCACGACGGAAGGTGAGTTTTACGAAGCCGGAGCGCTTTGGAGCCGCGTGTTTTCACAGCATTAAACGTTTCTGGGTGTGGTGGGTGGAGAGGTGCAGAGAAGGGGTGAACGCTTGTGTGTTTACAAGGGTGCTCCTTGTTTCCCATTGCCGGGGTGTGCCTGCGTGTGTATTTCTGCTTGCGTGTTTCATTTCCTGTGTTGTCCTGCGTGCGGTCAGGACCCAGGAGGAGCTGCGTGTGCGCGAGGAGGACCAGCAGACCATCACAGTGGAGGTGGAGCTGAAGAGACACGACAGCGAGCCGACCATCTCCGTCCCGCAACACTCACCTGAAGCCAGGTGAACGACACGGACGATGGTCTGGCTCTATGTTgacatttattgtgttttaatattagaaacaataaaacaaaccaagcattaaaaacatattgCATTGTCTGTAGCGTAGTTCTGTAgacagaatggaaaaaaatatcataagcgtatttttttaaacctttttgttttacttaatcATGGATGCTCCCTTAAttgttttccttaaaaaatTGATGTCTAAAGCAGacatccattttatttacttttttttttttttttttttgctatccGATTACAATCACCTTACTGCAAAAAATACTGCTGGCATTCATGAGAATAGTGCCACCTGATGCCATTTTTTGTTTCCACTCTTATTGGCACCCCTggtaaaacaatagaaaataattttaaacgcttcaaaaatatgtctttgtcCTATTGCAGGACCAAGAATTTACACagacaattttagaaaaaaaaataataggagAAAATGGGAtactttgtttgattttttaaaataaatagcaaatTCATCCCTTAACGACTCCCAGTACTTCATACAATCCACTCTTTTTACCAAGAGAAtaacacttaaatgtttttcatagtTGGTTCATACAGAGGGTGAGATCTTTGACCATTCCTCTTGGGAAAAGTGTTGATTCGGTTACTCCACACCCACCAGGAGCGTTTAGCGCAGAAATCTCAATGTTCTGATATCAAAGAAGACCTATGAGTTAAAgttgatgcaaaaataaataaataaataaacaaagggAAGCCTTGTCGTTCTTGTTTAGCAGAGACCGTCAGATGACATTGCTCTGAAACTTTGCAGACAATGATAGATAAAACCTCAATCAATCACTCTTTGTGGCTCAGTCTGACACGGCACCACGCTCAGAGTTTCACCCAGAGCCGACGGCTGCTGGATTAACACACCTGTCTCTAATCTGCTTAGCCCACTTGTTTATTAGAGTGAGGAGTCCATTGTTCTCGGTGGATAACATGCTCCAGGTGCTGTGTGGGGCTTCTACTGTAATTGGGTTGTGAGGGAAGAGCACACATGCATGTAAATTTGTGTCACAGtacgtttgttttgtttggatcaGACTCTGGCTGACGGAGGCCCAATATTTTTTTGGGTGGGGGTTGGGGGTGAGGGTGCATATGCTCTATTTGTACTGGGCTGCAGAAGTAGGACAGTGGGCCAGGAGGCCCGAGGGAAGCTGCTCCCATGTAGCCAAGATGACCTTTTTCTATCATTTCAATTTAGAGATTGGTTTTTAATAGAGATCAGGTTTTCTTTGAGCTCTGACCTGCCAGTTCAGATTGAGACTTAggccaacttttttttttaaattctaagaACAATGACGTAgcagaaaataaaggatttacATAAGTATCTTAATTTACGCAGCAAAGCATGTGTCCCTAACCTTTATATGATTTTTAATGAACTCAATAATGTGCATGAAAGTGCATGTCGATTATCTTCTGATCAACATGGTGGTTCTTATGCCGCGTTCCTGTTACCTGGGAAGTCTGAACTCGGAGCTGGATTTGACATCAAACCCTAAGTAATAACGTTCTAGTTAAGGAGCTAGCTAAGAAACGTCATTTTAAGCTTCATTTTCTATACACAAAcaccacttttaatttgttcgGCTGTAGAGCTGCAGGCGCTACATGTAGCATGAATTTTAGACGCACTTTTACACGCGTGTCTTAcagaataaacatgttttaacaacAGCTTACGTCTGTTGAtgcgaggagcggccatattaATACAAGAAGTCGGGCCTTTCAAGTCGTAATCTGGGGCGTTTCAGTTGATTTTTTCTGACTAAGAAGTCAGACTTTCCCATTCTCTAGAAGAACTGGAATGCAGCATTAGCACTGATCCATTTAGCAATTATTAGGaaaagaaggatttgtttttttgttaattgaCCTGCTGATTATAGATCAAAGGAGAACTCATTTAAAGCTCTTGCTGATCTATCAGTGCATCTCcatgttgtttagttttaccTTTAAGTCAGCTTAcactaaaaaacacacacaagcagttAATAAGATCAGAGGAAATTCGAAGCAGAGTCAGCCATTTATGC is part of the Xiphophorus hellerii strain 12219 chromosome 9, Xiphophorus_hellerii-4.1, whole genome shotgun sequence genome and encodes:
- the pip5k1ca gene encoding phosphatidylinositol 4-phosphate 5-kinase type-1 gamma isoform X3, yielding MEAAAEGAVGLSEAGEGSPLSGATASDDGETVVGVSYGMDAADMDAAARKAFITEMPSSSGQPGQGKKIGHRGVDASGETTYKKTTSSALKGAIQLGIGYTVGNLSSKPERDVLMQDFYVVESIFFPSEGSNLTPAHHFPDFRFKTYAPVAFRYFRELFGIRPDDYLYSLCNEPLIELSNPGASGSVFYLTKDDEFIIKTVMHKEAEFLQKLLPGYYMNLNQNPRTLLPKFFGLYCVQSGGKNIRVVVMNNVLPRVVRMHLKYDLKGSTYKRRASKKEREKARPTFKDLDFMQDMPDGLMLDQDTYNAMVKTLQRDCLVLESFKIMDYSLLLGVHNMDQAERERQLEGSQGGSDEKRPVAQQKALYSTAMESIQGGAACGGSIDTDDTMGGIPAVNGKGERLLLYIGIIDILQSYRLIKKLEHTWKALVHDGDTVSVHRPGFYADRFFKFMSSTVFKKSSSLKSSPSKKGRVSLSVPKCAGPGSAWSASQLASERDENIYDLRGARSFPTLEDEGRPDLLPCTPPSFEEATTASIATTLSSTTSLSIPERSPSDTAEHPRYRRHTQSLSHDGRTQEELRVREEDQQTITVEVELKRHDSEPTISVPQHSPEASEPQAAAVAEEATTPSSAVASSSAPAAAPAPPEPAEEAPPRPEVVVVEPDGASLMSGSGCTSQASVDDDDDVPVSDIYF
- the pip5k1ca gene encoding phosphatidylinositol 4-phosphate 5-kinase type-1 gamma isoform X1 — translated: MEAAAEGAVGLSEAGEGSPLSGATASDDGETVVGVSYGMDAADMDAAARKAFITEMPSSSGQPGQGKKIGHRGVDASGETTYKKTTSSALKGAIQLGIGYTVGNLSSKPERDVLMQDFYVVESIFFPSEGSNLTPAHHFPDFRFKTYAPVAFRYFRELFGIRPDDYLYSLCNEPLIELSNPGASGSVFYLTKDDEFIIKTVMHKEAEFLQKLLPGYYMNLNQNPRTLLPKFFGLYCVQSGGKNIRVVVMNNVLPRVVRMHLKYDLKGSTYKRRASKKEREKARPTFKDLDFMQDMPDGLMLDQDTYNAMVKTLQRDCLVLESFKIMDYSLLLGVHNMDQAERERQLEGSQGGSDEKRPVAQQKALYSTAMESIQGGAACGGSIDTDDTMGGIPAVNGKGERLLLYIGIIDILQSYRLIKKLEHTWKALVHDGDTVSVHRPGFYADRFFKFMSSTVFKKSSSLKSSPSKKGRVSLSVPKCAGPGSAWSASQLASERDENIYDLRGARSFPTLEDEGRPDLLPCTPPSFEEATTASIATTLSSTTSLSIPERSPSDTAEHPRYRRHTQSLSHDGRTQEELRVREEDQQTITVEVELKRHDSEPTISVPQHSPEASEPQAAAVAEEATTPSSAVASSSAPAAAPAPPEPAEEAPPRPEVVVVEPDGASLMSGSGCTSQASVDDDDDVPVSDIYFPPEDRTWVYSPLHYGSECKTLPDGDWERET
- the pip5k1ca gene encoding phosphatidylinositol 4-phosphate 5-kinase type-1 gamma isoform X2, which codes for MREQTRPSGNLTLIVLEQQRHNAAARKAFITEMPSSSGQPGQGKKIGHRGVDASGETTYKKTTSSALKGAIQLGIGYTVGNLSSKPERDVLMQDFYVVESIFFPSEGSNLTPAHHFPDFRFKTYAPVAFRYFRELFGIRPDDYLYSLCNEPLIELSNPGASGSVFYLTKDDEFIIKTVMHKEAEFLQKLLPGYYMNLNQNPRTLLPKFFGLYCVQSGGKNIRVVVMNNVLPRVVRMHLKYDLKGSTYKRRASKKEREKARPTFKDLDFMQDMPDGLMLDQDTYNAMVKTLQRDCLVLESFKIMDYSLLLGVHNMDQAERERQLEGSQGGSDEKRPVAQQKALYSTAMESIQGGAACGGSIDTDDTMGGIPAVNGKGERLLLYIGIIDILQSYRLIKKLEHTWKALVHDGDTVSVHRPGFYADRFFKFMSSTVFKKSSSLKSSPSKKGRVSLSVPKCAGPGSAWSASQLASERDENIYDLRGARSFPTLEDEGRPDLLPCTPPSFEEATTASIATTLSSTTSLSIPERSPSDTAEHPRYRRHTQSLSHDGRTQEELRVREEDQQTITVEVELKRHDSEPTISVPQHSPEASEPQAAAVAEEATTPSSAVASSSAPAAAPAPPEPAEEAPPRPEVVVVEPDGASLMSGSGCTSQASVDDDDDVPVSDIYFPPEDRTWVYSPLHYGSECKTLPDGDWERET